In Thermomonas carbonis, a single genomic region encodes these proteins:
- the kdpC gene encoding potassium-transporting ATPase subunit KdpC: MSMTNTTIPLQDHVGLRAPLLFAIVILLGFGLLYSLAGATLGRVLFPVTATGSMIERDGHVIGSALVAQPFADARYFQTRPSAANYDPMAAAGSNMARSNQDLHKRIAELTLAVADREGIAPAQVPAELVTQSGGGLDPHLPPRAAQVQVARVARARGIDIATVEALVAQQTEAPQFGMLGQPRVNVLRLNLALDALAR; encoded by the coding sequence ATGTCCATGACCAACACGACCATTCCACTGCAAGACCACGTCGGCCTGCGCGCGCCGCTGCTGTTCGCCATCGTCATCCTGCTCGGCTTTGGCCTGCTGTATTCGCTGGCCGGGGCCACGCTGGGACGCGTGCTGTTTCCGGTGACCGCCACCGGCAGCATGATCGAGCGCGACGGCCACGTCATCGGCTCCGCGCTGGTCGCCCAGCCGTTCGCCGACGCACGCTACTTCCAAACGCGCCCGTCCGCCGCCAATTACGATCCGATGGCGGCGGCCGGCAGCAACATGGCGCGCAGCAATCAGGACCTGCACAAGCGCATCGCCGAGTTGACCTTGGCGGTCGCTGATCGCGAAGGCATCGCGCCAGCGCAGGTACCCGCCGAGCTTGTCACCCAATCCGGCGGCGGACTGGACCCGCACCTGCCGCCACGTGCGGCACAAGTGCAGGTCGCACGGGTCGCCCGCGCGCGCGGCATCGACATCGCCACCGTCGAGGCTTTGGTCGCGCAGCAGACGGAAGCCCCGCAGTTCGGCATGCTCGGGCAGCCGCGGGTCAATGTGCTGCGGCTCAACCTGGCGCTGGATGCGCTGGCGCGCTGA
- the kdpB gene encoding potassium-transporting ATPase subunit KdpB, which translates to MIQQTFDAKPPRGQHPTVFDAAALRTAIRDAFLKLAPRHIVKSPVMAVVLGGTLLSALITAVGAAPAGFGWSVTAILLVTVLFGNFAEAVAEARGRGQAASLRRARKDLVARRLADAKGFSAAMRGAEAQVAAADLRPGDLVVISAGELIPADGEIIHGLATINESAVTGESAPVLREAGTDRSGVIGGTKVLSDEIVVRVTAEPGQSFLDRMISLVEGANRQKTPNEIALTMLLAAMTLTFLIVCATLPAIGAFVGVKVDPLLLIALLVCLIPTTIGGLLPAIGIAGMNRALSANVLAKSGKAVEVAGDVDVLLLDKTGTITHGDRQATAFHALAGISADQLREAALLSSLADPTPEGKSIVKLAREQGTPMQDPDQLDAGTTHFIQFTAQTRMSGVDLDSGARVIRKGAGDAISRHVLALGGEVPAELKARVDQVARKGATPLVVSEGRFALGVVELSDVVKHGVKEKFARLRAMGIKTVMITGDNPLTAAAIAAEAGVDDYIAEATPEDKLARIRSEQAGGRLVAMVGDGTNDAPALAQADVGLAMNSGTQAAKEAGNMVDLDSDPAKLLAVVEVGKQQLITRGALTTFSLANDVSKYFAILPALFAAAIPSMAALDVMGLSSPKNAVLAALIFNALVIPALIPLALRGVRFTPASATVLLRRNMLLYGGGGVLLPFIAIKLIDLALAATIGP; encoded by the coding sequence ATGATCCAACAGACCTTCGATGCCAAGCCGCCGCGCGGCCAGCATCCGACCGTGTTCGATGCCGCCGCGTTGCGCACCGCGATCCGCGATGCCTTCCTCAAGCTCGCGCCACGGCACATCGTCAAGAGCCCGGTGATGGCCGTGGTGCTCGGTGGCACCCTGCTGTCCGCGCTGATCACCGCCGTCGGCGCGGCACCGGCCGGCTTCGGCTGGAGCGTCACCGCGATCCTGCTGGTCACCGTGCTGTTCGGCAATTTCGCCGAAGCGGTGGCCGAGGCGCGCGGTCGCGGCCAGGCGGCATCGCTGCGGCGTGCGCGCAAGGATCTGGTCGCACGCAGGCTCGCCGATGCAAAGGGTTTCTCGGCTGCGATGCGTGGCGCGGAAGCGCAGGTCGCGGCCGCCGACCTGCGTCCCGGTGATCTCGTGGTGATCTCCGCCGGCGAACTGATCCCGGCCGATGGCGAGATCATCCACGGCCTCGCCACCATCAACGAGTCCGCGGTCACCGGCGAATCCGCGCCGGTCCTGCGCGAAGCCGGCACCGACCGCAGCGGCGTGATCGGCGGCACCAAGGTGCTGTCCGACGAGATCGTGGTGCGCGTCACTGCGGAGCCGGGGCAGAGCTTCCTCGACCGCATGATTTCCCTGGTCGAAGGCGCCAACCGGCAGAAGACCCCGAACGAAATCGCGCTGACCATGTTGCTGGCGGCGATGACACTCACGTTCCTGATCGTCTGCGCGACGCTGCCGGCGATCGGCGCCTTCGTCGGCGTCAAGGTCGATCCGCTGCTGCTGATCGCGCTGCTGGTCTGCCTGATCCCGACCACGATCGGCGGCCTGCTGCCGGCGATCGGCATCGCCGGCATGAACCGCGCGCTGTCGGCGAACGTGCTGGCCAAATCCGGCAAGGCGGTCGAAGTTGCCGGCGATGTCGACGTGCTGCTGCTCGACAAGACCGGCACGATCACCCATGGCGACCGCCAGGCCACCGCCTTCCACGCGCTGGCCGGCATCAGCGCCGACCAGTTGCGTGAAGCCGCGCTGCTGTCGTCGTTGGCCGACCCCACGCCGGAAGGCAAGTCGATCGTCAAGCTGGCCCGCGAACAGGGCACGCCGATGCAGGACCCGGACCAGCTCGATGCCGGCACGACGCACTTCATCCAGTTCACTGCGCAGACGCGCATGTCCGGTGTCGACCTTGATAGCGGCGCACGTGTGATCCGCAAGGGCGCGGGCGATGCGATCAGCCGCCACGTGCTGGCGCTCGGCGGTGAGGTGCCCGCCGAACTGAAGGCACGCGTCGACCAGGTCGCGCGCAAGGGCGCCACCCCGCTGGTGGTCAGCGAAGGTCGCTTCGCCCTAGGCGTGGTCGAGCTGTCCGACGTGGTCAAGCACGGGGTCAAGGAAAAATTCGCGCGGCTGCGCGCGATGGGCATCAAGACCGTGATGATCACCGGCGACAACCCGCTGACCGCCGCCGCCATCGCCGCAGAGGCCGGCGTCGATGACTACATCGCCGAGGCCACGCCGGAGGACAAGCTCGCGCGGATCCGCAGCGAGCAGGCCGGTGGCCGCCTGGTCGCGATGGTCGGCGACGGCACCAACGATGCGCCTGCACTGGCCCAGGCCGACGTCGGCCTGGCGATGAACTCAGGCACGCAGGCCGCGAAGGAAGCCGGCAACATGGTCGACCTCGACAGCGACCCGGCCAAGCTTCTCGCGGTGGTCGAAGTCGGCAAGCAGCAACTGATCACCCGCGGCGCGCTGACCACGTTCTCGCTGGCCAACGACGTGTCGAAATACTTCGCGATCCTGCCGGCGCTGTTCGCCGCGGCGATCCCGTCGATGGCGGCGCTGGACGTGATGGGCCTGTCCAGCCCCAAGAACGCAGTGCTCGCCGCGCTGATCTTCAATGCGCTGGTGATCCCCGCACTGATCCCGCTGGCCCTGCGTGGCGTGCGCTTCACCCCGGCGAGCGCCACCGTGCTGCTGCGCCGGAACATGCTGCTGTACGGCGGCGGCGGCGTACTGCTGCCCTTCATCGCCATCAAGCTGATCGACCTCGCGCTTGCCGCGACGATTGGCCCCTGA
- the kdpA gene encoding potassium-transporting ATPase subunit KdpA: MTEALLVVALAIGLGWPLGRYLAAVMRDEPMRGDRVFGWIERPIYRLLGTTPAQGMTWRGYAKAFALSNVVVGGLVWVLFMTQAWLPLNPDAIPNMRWDTALHTMVSFLTNSNQQHYSGQAQLSYLSQMVGIVGLQVITPMMGLALVVATLRALMGGRAVVRPAEASNASGDADVGNYWADLIRPTLRFMLPLCLLWSVLLTSQGVPSTLAAGPVATPIDASAGMKEQKIPLGPVAPMVAVKQLGTNGGGWYGPNSSVPLENPTPFSNLLEMLAIILVPVAVAFMVGPFTGRRKFTALVFGSMLLMSMLSTGASVLLERHSAMTADAALMEGKEVRFGADASALWATLTTQTSNGSVNAMHDSLSPLTGLVTLGNMLVNAIWGGIGCGLQQFLVYLLLAVFLAGLMTGRTPELFGRKIEAKEIRLLSLLILLQPLVVLGFTALTLAMPEFTGNSNPGFHGISQVFYEYTSAFANNGSGFEGLGDATQWWNLSCALVLALGRYPALIVPLAVAASLARKRATPEGPGSLHIETPTFALTVIAVIVILLQFMPALVLGPVAEHLSLVHGGTTP; encoded by the coding sequence ATGACCGAAGCACTGCTTGTAGTCGCGCTGGCGATCGGCCTGGGGTGGCCGCTCGGGCGCTACCTCGCCGCGGTGATGCGCGATGAACCGATGCGCGGCGATCGCGTGTTCGGCTGGATCGAACGACCGATCTATCGACTGCTCGGCACCACTCCGGCGCAGGGCATGACCTGGCGCGGCTACGCGAAGGCGTTCGCGCTCAGCAACGTCGTAGTCGGCGGCTTGGTGTGGGTACTGTTCATGACCCAGGCCTGGTTGCCGTTGAATCCCGATGCGATCCCCAACATGCGCTGGGATACCGCGCTGCACACGATGGTGTCGTTCCTCACCAACTCCAACCAGCAGCACTACTCCGGCCAGGCGCAGCTGTCCTACCTGTCGCAGATGGTCGGCATCGTCGGCCTGCAGGTGATCACGCCGATGATGGGGCTGGCGCTGGTCGTCGCCACCTTGCGTGCGCTGATGGGTGGGCGAGCGGTCGTGCGCCCAGCCGAAGCAAGCAACGCTTCCGGCGACGCCGACGTCGGCAACTACTGGGCGGACCTCATTCGTCCGACGTTGCGTTTCATGCTGCCGCTGTGCCTGTTGTGGAGCGTGCTGCTGACCTCGCAAGGCGTCCCGTCTACGCTCGCAGCAGGGCCGGTTGCGACACCAATCGACGCCAGCGCGGGAATGAAGGAACAGAAGATCCCGCTTGGCCCGGTCGCGCCGATGGTCGCGGTCAAGCAACTCGGCACCAACGGTGGCGGCTGGTATGGCCCCAACAGTTCGGTACCGCTGGAGAACCCGACACCGTTCTCGAACCTGCTGGAAATGCTGGCGATCATCCTGGTCCCGGTCGCGGTCGCGTTCATGGTCGGCCCGTTCACTGGCCGCAGGAAATTCACCGCACTGGTGTTCGGCAGCATGCTGTTGATGTCGATGTTGTCGACCGGTGCCAGCGTGCTGCTCGAACGCCATTCGGCGATGACCGCCGATGCCGCACTGATGGAAGGCAAGGAAGTGCGCTTCGGTGCCGATGCTTCGGCGCTGTGGGCGACCCTGACAACGCAGACCAGCAACGGCTCGGTCAACGCGATGCACGATTCGCTCAGCCCACTGACCGGGCTGGTGACGCTGGGCAACATGCTGGTCAACGCGATCTGGGGCGGCATCGGTTGCGGCCTGCAGCAGTTCCTCGTCTACCTCCTGCTGGCGGTGTTCCTGGCCGGGCTGATGACAGGGCGCACACCGGAACTGTTCGGTCGCAAGATCGAAGCGAAGGAAATCCGCCTGCTGTCGCTGCTGATCCTGCTGCAGCCGCTGGTGGTGCTCGGCTTCACCGCGCTGACGCTGGCGATGCCGGAGTTCACCGGCAACTCCAACCCCGGCTTCCACGGCATCAGCCAGGTCTTCTACGAGTACACCTCAGCGTTCGCCAACAACGGCTCCGGTTTCGAGGGCCTCGGCGATGCCACGCAATGGTGGAACCTCAGCTGCGCGTTGGTGCTGGCACTCGGCCGCTATCCCGCGCTGATCGTGCCGCTGGCGGTGGCCGCGAGCCTCGCCCGCAAGCGCGCAACGCCGGAAGGCCCCGGCAGCCTGCACATCGAAACCCCGACCTTCGCGCTCACCGTGATCGCGGTGATCGTGATCCTGCTGCAGTTCATGCCCGCGCTGGTGCTTGGCCCCGTGGCCGAGCACCTGAGCCTGGTGCATGGAGGAACCACCCCATGA
- a CDS encoding potassium-transporting ATPase subunit F has translation MPGWLALVCGVAVIVACAYLLYVILYPDRF, from the coding sequence ATGCCTGGTTGGCTTGCGCTTGTATGCGGTGTCGCGGTGATCGTGGCCTGCGCCTATCTGCTCTACGTGATCCTGTATCCGGATCGTTTCTGA
- a CDS encoding TorF family putative porin: MARPASMTIPSCWMKQNIFRAREARAPLFTAVCVVVGLMAFGSQAKAADINGNATLTTDYVWRGSTQTQGDPAVQVGFKVAGAAGFYASVWGSNVKFAPESEANTELDVTVGWGKALSEDWAVDANLLHYRYPSTAVDLDWTELNGTLTWKGNYWASFGYSNEALGYDADGIYALVGAKVPINERLRLEASAAHYFLDDAVVARSGYTHGWLSAVWGVKGPLEARLTVHATDNNAKAIFGDDYTGSRVEAALQASF, translated from the coding sequence GTGGCCAGACCGGCCTCGATGACCATTCCTAGCTGCTGGATGAAACAGAACATCTTCCGTGCACGCGAAGCGCGCGCACCCCTCTTCACCGCCGTGTGCGTCGTCGTCGGCCTGATGGCCTTCGGCTCGCAGGCGAAGGCCGCCGACATCAACGGCAATGCGACGCTGACCACCGACTACGTGTGGCGCGGCAGCACCCAGACACAGGGCGATCCCGCCGTACAGGTCGGTTTCAAGGTCGCCGGCGCGGCCGGCTTTTATGCCTCGGTCTGGGGCTCGAACGTCAAGTTCGCGCCGGAATCCGAGGCCAACACCGAGCTGGATGTCACCGTCGGCTGGGGCAAGGCCCTGTCCGAGGATTGGGCGGTCGATGCCAATCTCCTGCACTACCGCTATCCGTCGACCGCGGTCGACCTCGACTGGACCGAACTCAACGGCACCCTGACCTGGAAGGGCAATTACTGGGCCTCGTTCGGCTATTCGAACGAAGCGCTTGGCTACGACGCCGACGGCATCTACGCGCTGGTCGGCGCGAAGGTCCCGATCAATGAACGCCTGCGCCTGGAAGCCAGTGCGGCGCACTACTTCCTCGACGACGCAGTGGTCGCGCGCAGCGGCTACACGCATGGCTGGTTGAGCGCGGTGTGGGGCGTCAAGGGCCCGCTCGAAGCGCGCCTGACCGTGCATGCCACCGACAACAACGCCAAGGCGATCTTCGGCGACGACTACACCGGCAGCCGCGTCGAAGCCGCGCTGCAAGCGTCTTTCTGA
- the dbpA gene encoding ATP-dependent RNA helicase DbpA gives MNTPSTFADLALDPSLQAGLDALDYTTLTPIQAQALPAVLEGRDLIAQAPTGSGKTAAFGLGLLQGIDATAVRTQALVLCPTRELADQVGKQLRKLATGIANLKLSVLCGGIPLGPQLASLAHAPHVVVGTPGRVLELVQKEALDLRKVKTLVLDEADRMLDMGFDEPIRALVKRTPRDRQTLLFSATFPDTIRTLAKAMLREPLEVSVDGGAQPAAIRAHFFEVDAARRAPQLAALLLQFKPESTVVFCNMRRDTEEVVGSLAHYGFTALALHGDMEQRDRDEVLVRFANRSCSVLVASDVAARGLDIDDIGAVVNYELPTDADTYLHRVGRTGRAGRDGLALSLVAPQERGRAALVEERQGNPIRYERIAPLDGPPRGVPQAAMITLRIDAGRTDKLRPGDIVGALTGDAGLPKEAIGKIDVFATRSYVAIARAQAKHALAQLRAGKIKGRKFRVNML, from the coding sequence ATGAACACGCCCAGCACCTTCGCCGACCTGGCACTCGACCCGTCCCTGCAAGCCGGACTGGATGCACTCGACTACACCACCTTGACTCCGATCCAGGCGCAGGCCCTGCCGGCGGTGCTCGAAGGCCGCGACCTGATCGCACAGGCACCGACCGGCAGCGGCAAGACCGCGGCCTTCGGACTGGGCCTGCTGCAGGGCATCGATGCCACCGCGGTGCGCACGCAGGCCTTGGTGCTCTGCCCCACCCGCGAACTGGCCGACCAGGTGGGCAAGCAGTTGCGCAAGCTCGCCACCGGCATCGCCAACCTCAAGCTGTCGGTGCTCTGCGGCGGCATCCCGCTGGGGCCGCAACTGGCCTCGCTCGCGCATGCGCCGCACGTGGTGGTCGGTACGCCCGGGCGCGTGCTGGAGCTGGTGCAGAAGGAGGCGCTGGACCTGCGCAAGGTGAAAACGCTGGTGCTCGACGAAGCCGACCGCATGCTCGACATGGGCTTCGACGAACCGATCCGCGCACTTGTAAAACGCACGCCCAGGGACCGGCAGACCCTGCTGTTCTCGGCCACGTTCCCGGACACCATCCGCACGCTGGCGAAGGCAATGCTGCGCGAGCCGCTGGAAGTGAGCGTCGATGGCGGCGCACAGCCGGCGGCGATCCGCGCGCATTTCTTCGAGGTCGACGCCGCTCGCCGCGCGCCGCAACTGGCCGCGTTGCTGCTGCAATTCAAGCCAGAATCCACCGTGGTGTTCTGCAACATGCGCCGCGACACCGAGGAAGTGGTCGGCTCGCTGGCGCATTACGGTTTCACTGCGCTCGCGTTGCACGGCGACATGGAGCAGCGCGACCGCGACGAAGTGCTGGTGCGCTTCGCCAACCGCAGTTGCAGCGTGCTGGTCGCCAGCGACGTCGCCGCGCGCGGACTCGACATCGACGACATCGGCGCGGTGGTGAACTACGAACTGCCCACCGATGCGGACACCTACCTGCACCGCGTCGGCCGCACCGGTCGCGCCGGGCGCGATGGCCTCGCCCTCAGCCTGGTTGCGCCGCAGGAACGCGGGCGCGCCGCGCTGGTCGAGGAACGCCAGGGCAACCCGATCCGCTACGAGCGCATCGCCCCGCTCGACGGCCCGCCACGCGGCGTGCCGCAGGCGGCGATGATCACCTTGCGCATCGATGCCGGCCGCACCGACAAGCTGCGACCCGGCGACATCGTCGGCGCATTGACCGGCGATGCCGGCTTGCCGAAGGAGGCGATCGGCAAGATCGACGTGTTCGCCACCCGCAGCTATGTGGCCATCGCCCGCGCGCAGGCAAAGCACGCGCTGGCGCAGTTGCGCGCCGGCAAGATCAAGGGCCGCAAGTTCCGGGTCAACATGCTGTAA
- a CDS encoding MATE family efflux transporter, with protein MQPTPSQDAPAVDLAAQSLWSSLREAIRGTNADYTKIPLRRAVFLLAVPMVLELVLESTFAVVDIFFVAKLGASAVATVGLTESYLFLLYSLAMGLAMAVTAVIARRVGEGKQEEAAVTAVQAIIVALLVSLLPAIIGIVYAQDLLRLMGADAWSIEHGYRYTQWMLGGNAVIMLLFVINAIFRGAGDAAIAMRVLWVANGLNIVLDPLLIFGWGPVPAMGVEGAAIATNIGRGAGVLMQLWILFRGGQHIRVLGSQLAWHGAVLWNIVRTSLGGVGQMLVAMTSWIFLMRILASIGSEAVAGATIAIRVMMFTMMPAWGMSNAAATLVGQNLGAQQPERAEASVWQIGWYNMAYLVMVAVLFFAFPQAIVGIFSADAGVIAVGAEWLRILSYSLFVYGWWMVSVQAFNGAGDTTTPTWINVVFFWLIQIPLAWYLALHLGLQETGVFWAVFVSETSVGLFTLWLFSRGRWKAAQV; from the coding sequence ATGCAACCGACACCCTCGCAAGACGCGCCCGCCGTCGATCTCGCTGCGCAATCGCTCTGGTCCAGCCTGCGCGAGGCGATCCGCGGCACCAATGCGGACTATACGAAGATCCCGTTGCGCCGCGCCGTGTTCCTGCTGGCAGTTCCGATGGTGCTCGAGCTGGTGCTGGAATCCACCTTCGCGGTGGTCGACATCTTCTTCGTGGCCAAGCTGGGGGCGTCGGCGGTGGCGACGGTCGGGCTGACCGAGAGCTACCTGTTCCTGTTGTATTCGCTGGCGATGGGGCTGGCGATGGCGGTCACCGCGGTGATCGCGCGGCGCGTCGGTGAAGGCAAGCAGGAGGAGGCCGCAGTTACCGCGGTGCAGGCGATCATCGTCGCGCTGCTGGTGTCGCTGTTGCCGGCGATCATCGGCATCGTCTACGCCCAGGACCTGCTGCGGCTGATGGGCGCGGACGCGTGGAGCATCGAGCACGGCTATCGCTACACGCAATGGATGCTCGGCGGCAACGCGGTGATCATGCTGCTGTTCGTGATCAACGCGATCTTCCGCGGCGCCGGTGATGCGGCCATCGCGATGCGCGTGCTGTGGGTCGCGAACGGCCTGAACATCGTGCTGGATCCGCTGCTGATCTTCGGCTGGGGACCGGTGCCGGCGATGGGCGTGGAGGGTGCGGCGATCGCCACCAACATCGGCCGTGGCGCGGGCGTGCTGATGCAGCTGTGGATCCTGTTCCGCGGCGGCCAGCACATCCGCGTGCTGGGCTCGCAACTCGCATGGCATGGCGCGGTGCTGTGGAACATCGTGCGCACCTCGCTGGGCGGGGTGGGGCAGATGCTGGTGGCGATGACCTCGTGGATCTTCCTGATGCGCATCCTCGCCAGCATCGGCAGCGAGGCGGTGGCCGGGGCGACCATCGCGATCCGGGTGATGATGTTCACGATGATGCCGGCCTGGGGCATGTCGAATGCCGCGGCCACGCTGGTCGGCCAGAACCTGGGCGCGCAGCAGCCGGAACGCGCCGAGGCCTCGGTCTGGCAGATCGGCTGGTACAACATGGCCTACCTGGTGATGGTCGCGGTGCTGTTCTTCGCGTTCCCGCAGGCGATCGTCGGCATCTTCAGCGCGGACGCGGGCGTGATCGCGGTCGGCGCGGAATGGCTGCGGATCCTGTCGTACTCGCTGTTCGTGTACGGCTGGTGGATGGTCAGCGTGCAGGCCTTCAACGGTGCCGGCGATACGACGACGCCGACCTGGATAAACGTGGTGTTCTTCTGGCTGATCCAGATCCCGCTGGCCTGGTACCTTGCCCTGCACCTGGGCCTGCAGGAAACCGGGGTGTTCTGGGCGGTGTTCGTGTCCGAAACCTCGGTGGGCTTGTTCACCCTGTGGCTGTTCTCGCGCGGGCGCTGGAAAGCGGCGCAGGTGTAG